Part of the Anopheles gambiae chromosome 3, idAnoGambNW_F1_1, whole genome shotgun sequence genome is shown below.
ATGCTACAATGGCCACGGATGAAAGTCATGAACACGGTGGGTATTCATGGGCTTATCGATTGTTTCGAAAGGAACTTACAAATTCTAAAGCAGTTAGGTGAAGTGACCGAACAGTGGGGATGTTTGATTATTCAGATAATCATTTCAAAGTTGGACGAAAGCACCCAACAAAAGTGGGAAAGGCACGTTGAAGAAAGTGAGCAAAAAACGGTGACGGATTTGTTAAACTTTTTGCGCACACAGACGCGCATAATGGACGCGTTTGCAGTGGATAGGCCAATGGCGGCGGGCAAATCTACAAGTGAACGTCGTGTTGCGTCTAATGTGGCTGCAGAAGCAAAGTGCGCAAAATGTGATGGATCgcacatggtggaaaattgtgACTCGTTTCGGAGTTTAACGTTGCCGCGTCGTCGTGAAGTGGTTGAAGCTAAGAAGCTTTGCCTTAATTGTTTGAGGCAAGGGCATTTTCAAGCCAAGTGTTGGTCACGTGCGCGATGCAATATTTGCAATCGTAAACATCATTCCCTTCTACACGGTGAAAATGTAAGTGAAACGATCGGTCCGTCGGTTCGTGAAGAACTTCCATCTACCAGTGGCACGCAAAATGTGGTGGTGAACGCGTCATCGAACAGAGAGTGCACTTCTGTGTTATTATCAACGGCGATagtgagtgtgcgtgcgtgtggtaACAAATGGTTGTCAGCAAGAGCATTGATCGATAGTGGGTCTCAGGTGAACCTGATGACAAAGGGCTTGGCTGCGCGGCTTAAGTTACCGCAATACGAAAGTAAAACGGCATTATCGGGAGTTGGACATTCGAAAGTGGACATAACGACGTCGGTAACGACTGTCATACGTTCTAAAAGTTGTAACTATCAAGAACGTATGCAGTTTCTAGTGTTGCCGAGAATTTCTAGCTACAGGCCGGTAATTGGAAATCAAATTAGCAGGCAGAATCTCCCGATGAATTTTGTGCTCGCGGATCCTAATTTCGATAGTGATGCTGAAGTGGATTTATTGTTGGGCTCCGAATTTTACGCGACTTTTTTGAAACCGGACAACCGTGGTAAAATTAGGCTCGAGCTACCAGCGCTCCCAACATTTATTAGCACTGTTTTTGGATGGGTTGCAACTGGGAAAGTTCCGCTGGCTTCTGAAGGTAGCAATTATGTTACTTGTGGCACGTGTACTAGGTTGGACGATTTAATTGAGCGTTTTTGGATTATTGAAGAAATACGTGAGCCGCTTCAACATAGTCAGGAAGAAAGGGATTGCGAAGCACATTTTGTGCAAACTCATCAGCGGGATAGTGAAGGGAGATATATAGTGAAGCTGCCATTTAAGTGTGACTTACAGAACCAATTGGGACCGTCCAGTGCGATAGCGAGAAAACGATTCTTGCAGTTAGAACGACGTTTCAATCGGGACCCATGGTTGAAACAAAAGTATACGGCGGTTATCAACGACTACATCGACAAAGGGATTTTAGTCAAAGTGGCTGCGAACCCGATTCTGAGGAAGCGCATGGTCATTATTTCTTACCGCATCATCCGGTAATCAAGGCGTCCAGTACCAGTACAAAGGTACGACCTGTGTTTGATGGATCGGCCTCTACCGACGGTGGTAAGTCTCTTAATGATTCGTTAATGACTGGTCCTGTGATTCAGGAGAACTTGTTGGCGTTGTTGCTGAAATTTCGGATGAGGAACGTGGCATTAGTGGCAGACATAAAACAGATGTATCTGCAAGTCAAGGTGCATCCCGACGACACTCGTTTTCAACGTGTATTATGGCGA
Proteins encoded:
- the LOC133393149 gene encoding uncharacterized protein LOC133393149 codes for the protein MSVSEDFAGFSDASGSNNTMQHTQAEELDMIILKRERDRVVQSLTRIDTFLAQYKESDFPELTPRLDLLNERWREFQALARNIGAKDYSEDNDVLYGEIEDKVMLLKGKLLGKLRAGAEIPSVKQERVCDDYNSVRLPQLTLPQFSGKYDEWLPYHDMFVVTVHENEKLSQVEKMLYLKGSLKGEALKVVDTLQACNSNYDVAWDALKKRYSNEYILKKRHVNAMLQWPRMKVMNTVGIHGLIDCFERNLQILKQLGEVTEQWGCLIIQIIISKLDESTQQKWERHVEESEQKTVTDLLNFLRTQTRIMDAFAVDRPMAAGKSTSERRVASNVAAEAKCAKCDGSHMVENCDSFRSLTLPRRREVVEAKKLCLNCLRQGHFQAKCWSRARCNICNRKHHSLLHGENVSETIGPSVREELPSTSGTQNVVVNASSNRECTSVLLSTAIVSVRACGNKWLSARALIDSGSQVNLMTKGLAARLKLPQYESKTALSGVGHSKVDITTSVTTVIRSKSCNYQERMQFLVLPRISSYRPVIGNQISRQNLPMNFVLADPNFDSDAEVDLLLGSEFYATFLKPDNRGKIRLELPALPTFISTVFGWVATGKVPLASEGSNYVTCGTCTRLDDLIERFWIIEEIREPLQHSQEERDCEAHFVQTHQRDSEGRYIVKLPFKCDLQNQLGPSSAIARKRFLQLERRFNRDPWLKQKYTAVINDYIDKGILVKVAANPILRKRMVIISYRIIR